Genomic DNA from Methanobrevibacter wolinii SH:
TTATTGACTATGTAGGAGATACTGTAAATACTTTTGCTAATATTGTAGATAATTTTATTCCTGGTGAAGTTTATAATGTAGGTAGTAAACCAGAATGGGAAAAAGATATTAAAGAATATTCTGATATTGTTTTAGATGCATGTGGAAAAGATGATTCACTTGTAACTTATACACCACCTGAGCCATTTACTACTAAAGTAAAAACAGTTGATTGTTCTAAAGCAATTCGTGATTTAAAACACAATCCTAAAGTTACTCCTGAAGAAGGTATTAAAAAAACAGTTGAATGGATGAAAGATTATTATAGAATAGAATAATTATTCTATTTTTTTCATTAATACTTTATTTAGGTTTATTTTTTTTATAGATTTTTATATTTAAATTTCTAATTTTATTTATATTAGCTTATTAGGTGTTTTAATGGATAAATCAATAATAGCTTTAATTCCTGCATTTAATGAAGAAGTAGCAATTGGTTCTGTTATTTTAAGAACATTACAATATGTTGATGATGTTTTAATTATTGATGATGGAAGTACTGATGCAACTAGTAAAATTGCTAAACTTGCTGGAGCTAAAATAATAACTCATGCAGAGAATTTAGGGAAAGGTGAAGGATTGAAATCTGGTTTTCAGGCAATTATGGATAAATATGATATTGTTATTACAATTGATGGTGATGGTCAACATAATCCTGATGAAATTCCAAAATTAATTGAACCTATTATTAATGATGAAGCAGATTTTGTAAATGGTAGTAGATATATGAATGGACCTGAAGAAAATACTCCTGCATATAGAAGGGTTGGTCAACAGGTTTTAGATAAAGCTACTAATATATCTGCAGGTTGTAATGTTACTGACTCTCAAAGTGGATTTAGAGCATTTTCATCTAAATGTTGTGATTGTTTTAGATTTAAAGATACAGGTTTTGGTATTGAAAGTGAAATGCTTGTTGATGCTGCAGAAAATGGTTTTAGAATAAAAGAAGTACCTATTACTGTACGTTATGATGTTGATGGTTCTACAAAAAATCCTGTAACACATGGTGTTGGTGTACTTTTAAATATTTGTAAAGATAAAATTATAAGAATTTTTAAAAGGAATTAATTAATTTTATTTATTTTGTTTTATAAAGTGATTGTTATGTATACTGATGAAGAAAAAATTCAATTAATGAAAGATTTTGACACTATGAATGAATATGAGGAACAAAATTTTCCATATGATGAGGAATTTCCAGAAAAATTAGTTAAAGTTATTCATGATCTTGATCTCGGTAAAATTAGTCATGATTCTCAAGAAATTAAAAATGCAATGATGGATTTAGAATATAATTTATATGGTCAAGGTATCTTTTTAAGAGAAGAAACTAAGTTTTTTGAAGAAGGTTTTGAGATATATCTTAATATTGGTATTAACTCTAAACAGTTAATTAATCTTATTGATTGGTTAGATCAATTTACTTTTGAGATTAATCCTGTTTATGAAGATGGTTTTGCATCTTTAAACATCATGTTTCTTTTAAAACCTACTTATGAATATGATGATATTAATAGTGAATAATATTATTTATTTATTTTAATCTATTGCTGTGGAAATTAATGTTTTTGAATATTAATAATTTATAAATGTAAGTTATTATTAAATATAAGATTATATAATTTATAAGGTGAGATAATGAAAGTAGAAGATTTAATTGCTAAATGTCCTAAATGTGGTTCAACTGATAAAACTGTACGCCGTAAAATTATTGATAATCATTTAGCACATGCAGAAACTGCATATTTCAGATGTACAAATTGTGGATACGTATTTGAAAAAGGTGAAGACCATTCAAATGATCCTAAAGATAAAATTATTAAAGAATTAAACAAAATCATGTAATTTCACTAGAAATTACTTATTATCTTTTTTTTAAATTTTTAAATTATTAATTATTTTATTATAGTGATAAAATGCCATTTCATGTAATGATAATACCAACACTTAATTGTCCAGGTAACTGTAAATATTGCTGGGGTTCAGATAAACGTGCAGAAGTAATGAATATTAATATTATTCAAGATATTAAAGAATGGTTAGAAATTTTTAGAAATAATGAACCAGTTCATTTTACTTTTCATGGTGGAGAACCATTACTTGCTGGATATGAATTTTATAAAGAAGCTTTTCCAATTTTAAATCAATTAAAAAATATTAATGGGTATTCAATGCAATCTAATCTTTGGCTTCTTGATGAAGATATTGTTAAATTATTAAAAGAGAATAATGTTGCATTAAGTACAAGTATTGATGGTCCTAAGGATATTACAGATTATCAAAGAGGTAAAAATTATTTTGATAAAACTATGAAATCTGTAAAACTTGCAGAAGATAATGGTTTATTTGTTAATTATGTATGTACATTTACTTCATATTCTAAAGATTATGCTAATGAAATTTATGATTTCTTTAAGGATATGCATGCAACTGTTAAAATACATTCAGCTCTTCCATCTTTAAGAGGTGATAATGCAGATTCATGGGCATTAAATCAAGAAGATTATGGTAAATTAATGGTTTCATTACTTGATAGATATCTTTATGATCTTGATAAATTCCAGATTAAAGATTTTGATCATATGGCAAAAAGTAGTTTAATTCGTCATGGAACATTATGTACTTTTGCAAATTGTATGGGAGATACACTTGCAGTAGGTTATGATGGTAGTATTTATCCATGTTATAGGTTTGTTGGAATGGATGATTATGTAATGGCTAATGTTAAAGATAAACCTAGTCCAAAAGATTTAGAAAATTCTGATGCATGGAAAAAATTAGAAGAATTTAATGAATATGTTGATGAAAACTGTAGTGATTGTAAGTTCATTAAGTTTTGTAGAGGAGGTTGCCCATATAATGGTATTGTAGCAAGTCATACTCCAAAAGCAGTAGATCCTCAATGTGATGCATATAAATTAATATTCTCTGATATTTCTAAAAGACAAAATAAAGATTTCTTAAAACGAGGAATCCCCGGAATGCCTGGAATGGATAAACCACAAGATAAAAAAGAAGATGAACCTTATTCAATAATGGATTTAATGATGAAACCATTATGATTTATTATTTGGATTTTATTTATAATAATTAATGTTTTTAATTTTTATAATTTAAAATTAAAACAAATAATGTTTTTAATTTATAATTTTATTAAGAGTTATTTAGTTAAGGTTTTTAATTTATAATTTTATTAAGAATTATCTTATAGAGGTTATAATTATGGTAAAAATTAGATTAGGACTTCCAAAAGGAAGTTTAAATAATGTAAATCGTGGAAATACTCATCAATTATTTGTTGATGCAGGTTATGAAATTAAAGGTTATGAACCTGAAAATGAAGATTATGATATCAAATTCTTAAATGATGATGATATTGATGCATATTTAAATAGGCCTCAAAGTTCACCTGTAGAACTTAATAGAGGTATGATTGATATTGCTATTGTTGGTGAAGATTGGGTAAAAGAAGAATCTGTATTGCAAGATAATCAAATAATTAAAATTGGAGATTTAAATTATGGTGAAACTAATCTTGTTGTAGCTATTCCTAATGATTCTCCATTTGATAATTTAACTGATTTCTTTAGATCATGTAAGGAAAGAGATAATCCTATTTTATGTTTTACAGAGTATCCTAATTTAACTAGAAAGTTTATTATGGAAAATGAAGGTTATAAAGAATTATTTGGAGATTCAATTCCTTTTGTACAAGTAAGAGGTTTAACTGATGGAGATAATAAACAAGTTCAAGTTATAAATTCTGATGGTGCAACTGAAACTTATATTGCAAAAGGAGCAGATTTTATTGTTGATAATACTCAAACTGGTTCAAGTCTTAAAAAAGCAGGACTTAAACAGATTGAAGTGATTTTACATTCTTCAGCAGGTTTATATGCAGGTATTGCATGTACTGGAGAGAAAATGGATAAAGCAAATATGATTTTTGAACAGTTATTAGGTGCTATTACTGCTAAAAAATATTTTGATGTTAAATTTAATATTGATAATTCAAAAGTAGAGAATATATGTAAATATTTAATAGATAATAATTATTGTTCTCATGAACCTACTGTAAATAAAGGTAAAAATTATTCTCAAATTAATGTTTTGATTAATAAAAAATCTTTCCCAGAAATGTTAGATGGAATAACCAGTATGGGTGCATCTAGTGTTATTAGGTCTGATGTAAAACAGTATGTAATCTAAATTATTAATAATAATTTAATATTTTAATAATAAAAGATTAATTTATTTATTTTTTAATATTTAATCTATTTTATATTTATTATTTTAAATCGAGAGACAATTATTCTTATTTATTTTTATTCTTATTTATTCTTATTAATTTCTATTTTATTCTTATTTTATTTTATTCTTATTTTATTATTGAATTATTAATCTGCTGAAATTATTCTATTTTTAAAAAAAACTTTTTTTATATTTAAATTTTGAGTATAAAAAATAATTTTCAACAGATTTGAAATATTTTATTAAAAATGATATTTGTTCACTATTTTTAAGTTTTTATATTTAATTTTGATTTTTAACTGTTTAATAATGATATAAACTTATAAAAAATTATATATATTATATAAATATATATAGTAATATATTTTTATTAATAAAATATATATAAATAGAATATATTTTACTTAATTTTTAAAATATATTGGTTGTAAAGTTTAATATTCTATAAAAGAGTTTATATTTGTTTTATAAATTCTGAGGGTGATATGATGATTTTTAATAAAAAATTGTTATGTATGGTTTTATTTACTATATTTATTTTGTGTACCAGTTCTGTTGGTGCAGCAAATGTAAATAATATTATTAATGATTCGAATACAAATGATACATTTGGAGTTAATAATTCTGGTGAATATGTGTATAATGATCATAATGATGATTTAACTGATTCAGAATATGTGAATCCTAATGATTATTATTTTGATGAAAATGGAAATCGTGTTAGTTATACAAGTGATACTCGTTGTTTTAATAATGTAACTATGAGCAATGGTTATAATGCTTATTCTATTAAAGATGGTGGATATATAGAAACTAATGATAGTAAAACTTATCCTATTTTTTGGAATGATTCATTTAGACCAGTTGATGCTAATGATACTGAAGTAGTTAAAGGACATTGGTACTATACAAATGGTACTCCTATTGGTGAATATTTAAAAATAATGTTTTATTCTTATTATGATCCAATAATGAACTATCATAATGATGTTGTTCCTACTAGTATTATTGTACAATCTATGGTTTGGGAATTTTATAATAGTCTTTATGACTATGATGGATTA
This window encodes:
- a CDS encoding glycosyltransferase family 2 protein; its protein translation is MDKSIIALIPAFNEEVAIGSVILRTLQYVDDVLIIDDGSTDATSKIAKLAGAKIITHAENLGKGEGLKSGFQAIMDKYDIVITIDGDGQHNPDEIPKLIEPIINDEADFVNGSRYMNGPEENTPAYRRVGQQVLDKATNISAGCNVTDSQSGFRAFSSKCCDCFRFKDTGFGIESEMLVDAAENGFRIKEVPITVRYDVDGSTKNPVTHGVGVLLNICKDKIIRIFKRN
- a CDS encoding TIGR04083 family peptide-modifying radical SAM enzyme, coding for MPFHVMIIPTLNCPGNCKYCWGSDKRAEVMNINIIQDIKEWLEIFRNNEPVHFTFHGGEPLLAGYEFYKEAFPILNQLKNINGYSMQSNLWLLDEDIVKLLKENNVALSTSIDGPKDITDYQRGKNYFDKTMKSVKLAEDNGLFVNYVCTFTSYSKDYANEIYDFFKDMHATVKIHSALPSLRGDNADSWALNQEDYGKLMVSLLDRYLYDLDKFQIKDFDHMAKSSLIRHGTLCTFANCMGDTLAVGYDGSIYPCYRFVGMDDYVMANVKDKPSPKDLENSDAWKKLEEFNEYVDENCSDCKFIKFCRGGCPYNGIVASHTPKAVDPQCDAYKLIFSDISKRQNKDFLKRGIPGMPGMDKPQDKKEDEPYSIMDLMMKPL
- a CDS encoding ATP phosphoribosyltransferase, which translates into the protein MVKIRLGLPKGSLNNVNRGNTHQLFVDAGYEIKGYEPENEDYDIKFLNDDDIDAYLNRPQSSPVELNRGMIDIAIVGEDWVKEESVLQDNQIIKIGDLNYGETNLVVAIPNDSPFDNLTDFFRSCKERDNPILCFTEYPNLTRKFIMENEGYKELFGDSIPFVQVRGLTDGDNKQVQVINSDGATETYIAKGADFIVDNTQTGSSLKKAGLKQIEVILHSSAGLYAGIACTGEKMDKANMIFEQLLGAITAKKYFDVKFNIDNSKVENICKYLIDNNYCSHEPTVNKGKNYSQINVLINKKSFPEMLDGITSMGASSVIRSDVKQYVI
- a CDS encoding TIGR04165 family Cys-rich peptide — its product is MKVEDLIAKCPKCGSTDKTVRRKIIDNHLAHAETAYFRCTNCGYVFEKGEDHSNDPKDKIIKELNKIM